ATGTTGCTCCTGTAGCAGCAGCAGTAGAAGCGTAATATCGGCATTCCGCCTAAGGAGCCTTCGGCATTTTTGCCGAAGGTTTTTTGTATTCAACGGTTATTCGATAATGAACTGGCAGAAAAGACATGTTATACTTGGTTACGGTGGGTGTAGACCAACCGAGTTTTGTAGAACGGGGAGAAGCCATGAAATCTTGGAAAAGAGTGCCGTGGATTGCGGCATGTTCACTTCTGATTCCTTTGGTTTTCGTTATGTTGTATCCGGCGATGATCTCAAGCGTCGTGTGCGCATTGTGGTCCGTCGCAGTATTGCTCATTTCTGTGAATGCGATGAAGAAACAGGCGGAGGCGGAACGCAGAGCCATCATACAATCCATGGAAAAAACAGCAATTGCTTCATTAAATCATCATCGACACGACTGGATGAACGACCTTCAGGTGTTATATGGATATCTTCGGCTGGGCAAACTTGATAAATCCTTGCAATGTGTGGAAAGAATAAAAGAGCGGGTTACAGAAGAAAGCCGAATCTCCAGATTAGGTATTCCTTCCCTCGTATTTTATCTTCAGTCTTTTCGCGCCAGTGGAATTGCGCTGGACTTGCATGTGGAAATAGAAGATGAGTTGCAGCTTAGTGCTCTGGTCTCTCCCGAGGATGGCGAGTCACTTACCGGGGCGATTGCTGATGCAATCAGGGCCTATCAATATGGCGGCGGCCGGTCTTCTTGGGGAGAGGTTCGCAAACTGACCTTAAACTTCGGACAGGATCATGGAGATGTGGTTGTCCGACTGGATGGGGATCAAACACCCGATCCGGAAACACTGCGGCAGCTTACTGCCGTACTCAAAGGAAAAAAAGTCAGAACGGAGCAGTTTCCGTCTGAGGATACGTTTATACAATTCAGAATGCCGTGTGGAATATAGGAAGAAGGGGTTAACCAATGTTTGTAGATAAAGCGAAGATTTATGTAAAAGCCGGTGACGGAGGGGACGGAATTATTTCGTTCCGTCGTGAGAAGTATGTACCAAACGGCGGACCTGCCGGGGGCGATGGAGGCAGAGGAGCTGACATCATTTTCCGCGTGGATGAAGGTTTGCGGACGTTGATGGATTTCCGTTATCAGCGTCACTTCAAGGCCCCACGTGGTGAGAAGGGACGTAACAAAAGTCAGCATGGTGCAAACGCGGAGAACATGATTGTGCGCATTCCACCAGGAACTATCATCTTGGATGAAGACAGTGGAGAAGTACTGGCGGATATGACACGTCACGGTCAACAGGTTGTTATTGCTCGTGGTGGTCGGGGCGGACGGGGTAACATCCGATTTGCTACACCGAACAATCCTGCACCTGAACTTGCCGAGAATGGTGAAGAAGGACAAGAGCGTTACATCGTACTCGAACTGAAAGTTATGGCAGATGTTGGTCTGGTTGGTTTCCCGAGTGTCGGGAAATCCACATTGCTTTCTGTCGTTTCGTCAGCCAAGCCAAAGATCGGTGCATACCATTTCACAACCATTACACCGAATCTGGGTGTAGTGGGTGTAGGAGAAGGCCGAAGCTTCGTCATGGCCGATT
The nucleotide sequence above comes from Paenibacillus sp. W2I17. Encoded proteins:
- a CDS encoding Spo0B domain-containing protein, yielding MLYLVTVGVDQPSFVERGEAMKSWKRVPWIAACSLLIPLVFVMLYPAMISSVVCALWSVAVLLISVNAMKKQAEAERRAIIQSMEKTAIASLNHHRHDWMNDLQVLYGYLRLGKLDKSLQCVERIKERVTEESRISRLGIPSLVFYLQSFRASGIALDLHVEIEDELQLSALVSPEDGESLTGAIADAIRAYQYGGGRSSWGEVRKLTLNFGQDHGDVVVRLDGDQTPDPETLRQLTAVLKGKKVRTEQFPSEDTFIQFRMPCGI